Proteins encoded together in one Penaeus vannamei isolate JL-2024 chromosome 9, ASM4276789v1, whole genome shotgun sequence window:
- the Ptpmeg2 gene encoding tyrosine-protein phosphatase non-receptor type 9 isoform X2: MKIKESIRSRRLPERRKEAVGAGGGGVGGGGGGAGGSSGAEMRLNRSNRMTEVSHQADAKHKAMKTNHKKATKEFVEQVNELRRSRNVGPLSWNTAVKFLMARKFDVSRAVSLYEQHEITRHREGLTHLNPSSDPLRTELTTGKFTILPCRDTSGAAIAVFTARLHDPRATTQQTTLQGVVYQLDAALESRETQRCGLIFIYDMSESAYQNFDYQLSQKILTLLKGGYPARLKKVLIVTAPLWFKAPFKVLRLFVREKLRDRVYTVSLSELVNHIPGDCLPVELGGNLIIDHNAWLLRCLASMPNRHPSLLCESELPLPPQSALCSPGSQKHSTMVPTGDHDPNLSSQDQLCPDFSDDDRSSCEKSFSHDEDDLEGEADDLDTEGRLSSLTTVEEKTVSEDGKQKEDENEHSSSLKGECSPEPDRQNTVHLNGHVMHDKERLSGRVSPLAPPSSGSSGFSDDDSLHYDDGRGLSLEEFVRHLRDKGRQGLYHDYTQIKSRPPDGTFENSRKRWNQIKNRYTDVLCFDHSRVVLSAEDEEGHTDYINANYVDGYKQKNAFISTQGPLPGTFGDFWRMIWEQRVCVIVMTTRAVERGRTKCGQYWPVEQDGQVSHSHFTIKNTNVYQFRDYTVSALTIVDNKSGDERKVEHMQFTSWPDYGVPDSAMAMLDFLAHVREAQARLTTSLGDKWTGHPLGPPIVVHCSAGIGRTGTFCTLDICIRRLEEVGTIEVKGTVEKIRSQRAYSIQMPDQYVFCHLALLEYALHNGKLVEVDLTGFEEDGSESD; encoded by the exons GCGACGAAAGAGTTTGTAGAGCAAGTTAATGAGCTGCGACGGTCTCGGAACGTTGGGCCTCTGTCATGGAATACAGCTGTCAAGTTTCTTATGGCAAGGAAATTTGATGTTAGCAG AGCTGTGAGTTTATACGAGCAACACGAAATAACCAGACACAGGGAAGGCCTCACCCATCTCAATCCCTCCTCAGATCCACTTCGGACTGAGCTTACCACAGGGAAATTTACCATCCTA CCGTGCCGAGACACTTCTGGGGCAGCCATTGCAGTTTTTACCGCCCGGCTTCATGACCCTCGTGCCACCACCCAGCAAACAACGCTGCAGGGAGTTGTCTACCAGTTAGACGCTGCTTTAGAGTCAAGAGAGACCCAACGATGCGGGCTGATTTTCATCTATGATATGAGCGAGTCTGCATACCAAAATTTTGACTATCAGTTGTCACAAAAAATTCTTACTTTATTGAAG gGCGGATATCCAGCACGTTTGAAAAAGGTGCTGATTGTAACTGCGCCATTGTGGTTCAAGGCGCCTTTCAAAGttctgcgtttgtttgtgcgaGAGAAGTTGCGTGACCGTGTctacactgtctctctttctgag CTTGTAAATCATATACCTGGGGATTGTCTGCCAGTAGAACTGGGAGGGAACCTCATCATTGACCACAACGCGTGGTTGTTACGGTGCCTTGCCTCCATGCCCAACAGGCACCCGTCCCTCTTGTGTGAGTCTGAACTCCCTCTGCCGCCCCAGTCAGCCCTCTGTTCTCCAGGCTCCCAAAAGCATTCTACCATGGTACCTACAGGGGACCACGATCCTAATCTGTCATCGCAAGATCAG CTATGTCCAGACTTCAGTGATGATGACCGGAGTTCTTGTGAGAAGAGCTTCTCCCATGATGAGGATGACTTAGAAGGAGAAGCTGATGATCTAGACACAGAAGGAAGACTATCTAGTCTAACGACTGTGGAAGAGAAGACAGTGAGTGAAGATGGGAagcaaaaggaagatgaaaatgagCATAGCTCAAGTTTAAAGGGAGAATGCTCCCCAGAGCCAGATAGACAGAATACTGTACATCTTAATGGACATGTCATGCACGACAAGGAACGACTCAGTG GCAGGGTTTCTCCTCTTGCTCCACCAAGCAGTGGAAGCAGTGGATTTAGCGACGATGACAGCCTTCACTATGATGACGGGCGGGGGCTATCCTTGGAGGAGTTTGTGCGTCACTTGAGAGACAAGGGACGGCAAGGGCTCTACCACGACTATACACAGATAAAGAGTCGACCCCCAGATGGAACTTTTGAGAATTCCAG GAAAAGATGGAACCAGAttaaaaatagatacacagacgTTCTATGTTTTGATCACTCACGGGTAGTTCTGAGTGCAGAGGATGAAGAGGGACACACTGACTACATTAATGCTAACTATGTTGATGGTTACAAGCAGAAGAATGCATTCATCTCTACACAAG gtCCTTTACCTGGAACGTTTGGAGACTTCTGGCGAATGATCTGGGAGCAAAGAGTTTGTGTTATTGTGATGACAACCAGAGCAGTAGAACGAGGAAGAACCAAGTGCGGGCAATACTGGCCAGTTGAACAAGATGGTCAGGTGTCACATTCACATTTTACTATCAAGAACACCAATGTCTATCAGTTCAGGGATTACACTGTGTCTGCTCTTACGATTGTAGATAATAAG AGTGGTGATGAGAGGAAGGTAGAACATATGCAGTTCACTTCCTGGCCAGACTATGGTGTCCCAGACTCAGCAATGGCCATGCTAGATTTCTTAGCCCATGTTCGGGAAGCGCAAGCTCGCCTGACGACAAGCCTTGGAGATAAATGGACTGGGCATCCCCTGGGACCTCCCATTGTAGTTCACTGTTCAGCTGGCATTGGTAGAACAG GAACCTTCTGCACCCTTGATATATGCATCCGCCGTTTAGAGGAAGTGGGAACAATAGAGGTGAAGGGAACGGTGGAGAAAATCCGTTCCCAGAGGGCCTACTCCATCCAGATGCCAGACCAGTATGTGTTCTGCCACCTGGCTCTCTTGGAGTATGCCTTACACAACGGCAAATTAGTGGAAGTTGACCTCACTGGTTTTGAGGAAGATGGCTCTGAATCCGACTAA
- the Ptpmeg2 gene encoding tyrosine-protein phosphatase non-receptor type 9 isoform X15 has protein sequence MVLCGAMDCFLQATKEFVEQVNELRRSRNVGPLSWNTAVKFLMARKFDVSRAVSLYEQHEITRHREGLTHLNPSSDPLRTELTTGKFTILPCRDTSGAAIAVFTARLHDPRATTQQTTLQGVVYQLDAALESRETQRCGLIFIYDMSESAYQNFDYQLSQKILTLLKGGYPARLKKVLIVTAPLWFKAPFKVLRLFVREKLRDRVYTVSLSELVNHIPGDCLPVELGGNLIIDHNAWLLRCLASMPNRHPSLLCESELPLPPQSALCSPGSQKHSTMVPTGDHDPNLSSQDQLCPDFSDDDRSSCEKSFSHDEDDLEGEADDLDTEGRLSSLTTVEEKTVSEDGKQKEDENEHSSSLKGECSPEPDRQNTVHLNGHVMHDKERLSGRVSPLAPPSSGSSGFSDDDSLHYDDGRGLSLEEFVRHLRDKGRQGLYHDYTQIKSRPPDGTFENSRKRWNQIKNRYTDVLCFDHSRVVLSAEDEEGHTDYINANYVDGYKQKNAFISTQGPLPGTFGDFWRMIWEQRVCVIVMTTRAVERGRTKCGQYWPVEQDGQVSHSHFTIKNTNVYQFRDYTVSALTIVDNKSGDERKVEHMQFTSWPDYGVPDSAMAMLDFLAHVREAQARLTTSLGDKWTGHPLGPPIVVHCSAGIGRTGTFCTLDICIRRLEEVGTIEVKGTVEKIRSQRAYSIQMPDQYVFCHLALLEYALHNGKLVEVDLTGFEEDGSESD, from the exons GCGACGAAAGAGTTTGTAGAGCAAGTTAATGAGCTGCGACGGTCTCGGAACGTTGGGCCTCTGTCATGGAATACAGCTGTCAAGTTTCTTATGGCAAGGAAATTTGATGTTAGCAG AGCTGTGAGTTTATACGAGCAACACGAAATAACCAGACACAGGGAAGGCCTCACCCATCTCAATCCCTCCTCAGATCCACTTCGGACTGAGCTTACCACAGGGAAATTTACCATCCTA CCGTGCCGAGACACTTCTGGGGCAGCCATTGCAGTTTTTACCGCCCGGCTTCATGACCCTCGTGCCACCACCCAGCAAACAACGCTGCAGGGAGTTGTCTACCAGTTAGACGCTGCTTTAGAGTCAAGAGAGACCCAACGATGCGGGCTGATTTTCATCTATGATATGAGCGAGTCTGCATACCAAAATTTTGACTATCAGTTGTCACAAAAAATTCTTACTTTATTGAAG gGCGGATATCCAGCACGTTTGAAAAAGGTGCTGATTGTAACTGCGCCATTGTGGTTCAAGGCGCCTTTCAAAGttctgcgtttgtttgtgcgaGAGAAGTTGCGTGACCGTGTctacactgtctctctttctgag CTTGTAAATCATATACCTGGGGATTGTCTGCCAGTAGAACTGGGAGGGAACCTCATCATTGACCACAACGCGTGGTTGTTACGGTGCCTTGCCTCCATGCCCAACAGGCACCCGTCCCTCTTGTGTGAGTCTGAACTCCCTCTGCCGCCCCAGTCAGCCCTCTGTTCTCCAGGCTCCCAAAAGCATTCTACCATGGTACCTACAGGGGACCACGATCCTAATCTGTCATCGCAAGATCAG CTATGTCCAGACTTCAGTGATGATGACCGGAGTTCTTGTGAGAAGAGCTTCTCCCATGATGAGGATGACTTAGAAGGAGAAGCTGATGATCTAGACACAGAAGGAAGACTATCTAGTCTAACGACTGTGGAAGAGAAGACAGTGAGTGAAGATGGGAagcaaaaggaagatgaaaatgagCATAGCTCAAGTTTAAAGGGAGAATGCTCCCCAGAGCCAGATAGACAGAATACTGTACATCTTAATGGACATGTCATGCACGACAAGGAACGACTCAGTG GCAGGGTTTCTCCTCTTGCTCCACCAAGCAGTGGAAGCAGTGGATTTAGCGACGATGACAGCCTTCACTATGATGACGGGCGGGGGCTATCCTTGGAGGAGTTTGTGCGTCACTTGAGAGACAAGGGACGGCAAGGGCTCTACCACGACTATACACAGATAAAGAGTCGACCCCCAGATGGAACTTTTGAGAATTCCAG GAAAAGATGGAACCAGAttaaaaatagatacacagacgTTCTATGTTTTGATCACTCACGGGTAGTTCTGAGTGCAGAGGATGAAGAGGGACACACTGACTACATTAATGCTAACTATGTTGATGGTTACAAGCAGAAGAATGCATTCATCTCTACACAAG gtCCTTTACCTGGAACGTTTGGAGACTTCTGGCGAATGATCTGGGAGCAAAGAGTTTGTGTTATTGTGATGACAACCAGAGCAGTAGAACGAGGAAGAACCAAGTGCGGGCAATACTGGCCAGTTGAACAAGATGGTCAGGTGTCACATTCACATTTTACTATCAAGAACACCAATGTCTATCAGTTCAGGGATTACACTGTGTCTGCTCTTACGATTGTAGATAATAAG AGTGGTGATGAGAGGAAGGTAGAACATATGCAGTTCACTTCCTGGCCAGACTATGGTGTCCCAGACTCAGCAATGGCCATGCTAGATTTCTTAGCCCATGTTCGGGAAGCGCAAGCTCGCCTGACGACAAGCCTTGGAGATAAATGGACTGGGCATCCCCTGGGACCTCCCATTGTAGTTCACTGTTCAGCTGGCATTGGTAGAACAG GAACCTTCTGCACCCTTGATATATGCATCCGCCGTTTAGAGGAAGTGGGAACAATAGAGGTGAAGGGAACGGTGGAGAAAATCCGTTCCCAGAGGGCCTACTCCATCCAGATGCCAGACCAGTATGTGTTCTGCCACCTGGCTCTCTTGGAGTATGCCTTACACAACGGCAAATTAGTGGAAGTTGACCTCACTGGTTTTGAGGAAGATGGCTCTGAATCCGACTAA
- the Ptpmeg2 gene encoding tyrosine-protein phosphatase non-receptor type 9 isoform X10: MAAYLQSEEELVSHQADAKHKAMKTNHKKATKEFVEQVNELRRSRNVGPLSWNTAVKFLMARKFDVSRAVSLYEQHEITRHREGLTHLNPSSDPLRTELTTGKFTILPCRDTSGAAIAVFTARLHDPRATTQQTTLQGVVYQLDAALESRETQRCGLIFIYDMSESAYQNFDYQLSQKILTLLKGGYPARLKKVLIVTAPLWFKAPFKVLRLFVREKLRDRVYTVSLSELVNHIPGDCLPVELGGNLIIDHNAWLLRCLASMPNRHPSLLCESELPLPPQSALCSPGSQKHSTMVPTGDHDPNLSSQDQLCPDFSDDDRSSCEKSFSHDEDDLEGEADDLDTEGRLSSLTTVEEKTVSEDGKQKEDENEHSSSLKGECSPEPDRQNTVHLNGHVMHDKERLSGRVSPLAPPSSGSSGFSDDDSLHYDDGRGLSLEEFVRHLRDKGRQGLYHDYTQIKSRPPDGTFENSRKRWNQIKNRYTDVLCFDHSRVVLSAEDEEGHTDYINANYVDGYKQKNAFISTQGPLPGTFGDFWRMIWEQRVCVIVMTTRAVERGRTKCGQYWPVEQDGQVSHSHFTIKNTNVYQFRDYTVSALTIVDNKSGDERKVEHMQFTSWPDYGVPDSAMAMLDFLAHVREAQARLTTSLGDKWTGHPLGPPIVVHCSAGIGRTGTFCTLDICIRRLEEVGTIEVKGTVEKIRSQRAYSIQMPDQYVFCHLALLEYALHNGKLVEVDLTGFEEDGSESD, from the exons GCGACGAAAGAGTTTGTAGAGCAAGTTAATGAGCTGCGACGGTCTCGGAACGTTGGGCCTCTGTCATGGAATACAGCTGTCAAGTTTCTTATGGCAAGGAAATTTGATGTTAGCAG AGCTGTGAGTTTATACGAGCAACACGAAATAACCAGACACAGGGAAGGCCTCACCCATCTCAATCCCTCCTCAGATCCACTTCGGACTGAGCTTACCACAGGGAAATTTACCATCCTA CCGTGCCGAGACACTTCTGGGGCAGCCATTGCAGTTTTTACCGCCCGGCTTCATGACCCTCGTGCCACCACCCAGCAAACAACGCTGCAGGGAGTTGTCTACCAGTTAGACGCTGCTTTAGAGTCAAGAGAGACCCAACGATGCGGGCTGATTTTCATCTATGATATGAGCGAGTCTGCATACCAAAATTTTGACTATCAGTTGTCACAAAAAATTCTTACTTTATTGAAG gGCGGATATCCAGCACGTTTGAAAAAGGTGCTGATTGTAACTGCGCCATTGTGGTTCAAGGCGCCTTTCAAAGttctgcgtttgtttgtgcgaGAGAAGTTGCGTGACCGTGTctacactgtctctctttctgag CTTGTAAATCATATACCTGGGGATTGTCTGCCAGTAGAACTGGGAGGGAACCTCATCATTGACCACAACGCGTGGTTGTTACGGTGCCTTGCCTCCATGCCCAACAGGCACCCGTCCCTCTTGTGTGAGTCTGAACTCCCTCTGCCGCCCCAGTCAGCCCTCTGTTCTCCAGGCTCCCAAAAGCATTCTACCATGGTACCTACAGGGGACCACGATCCTAATCTGTCATCGCAAGATCAG CTATGTCCAGACTTCAGTGATGATGACCGGAGTTCTTGTGAGAAGAGCTTCTCCCATGATGAGGATGACTTAGAAGGAGAAGCTGATGATCTAGACACAGAAGGAAGACTATCTAGTCTAACGACTGTGGAAGAGAAGACAGTGAGTGAAGATGGGAagcaaaaggaagatgaaaatgagCATAGCTCAAGTTTAAAGGGAGAATGCTCCCCAGAGCCAGATAGACAGAATACTGTACATCTTAATGGACATGTCATGCACGACAAGGAACGACTCAGTG GCAGGGTTTCTCCTCTTGCTCCACCAAGCAGTGGAAGCAGTGGATTTAGCGACGATGACAGCCTTCACTATGATGACGGGCGGGGGCTATCCTTGGAGGAGTTTGTGCGTCACTTGAGAGACAAGGGACGGCAAGGGCTCTACCACGACTATACACAGATAAAGAGTCGACCCCCAGATGGAACTTTTGAGAATTCCAG GAAAAGATGGAACCAGAttaaaaatagatacacagacgTTCTATGTTTTGATCACTCACGGGTAGTTCTGAGTGCAGAGGATGAAGAGGGACACACTGACTACATTAATGCTAACTATGTTGATGGTTACAAGCAGAAGAATGCATTCATCTCTACACAAG gtCCTTTACCTGGAACGTTTGGAGACTTCTGGCGAATGATCTGGGAGCAAAGAGTTTGTGTTATTGTGATGACAACCAGAGCAGTAGAACGAGGAAGAACCAAGTGCGGGCAATACTGGCCAGTTGAACAAGATGGTCAGGTGTCACATTCACATTTTACTATCAAGAACACCAATGTCTATCAGTTCAGGGATTACACTGTGTCTGCTCTTACGATTGTAGATAATAAG AGTGGTGATGAGAGGAAGGTAGAACATATGCAGTTCACTTCCTGGCCAGACTATGGTGTCCCAGACTCAGCAATGGCCATGCTAGATTTCTTAGCCCATGTTCGGGAAGCGCAAGCTCGCCTGACGACAAGCCTTGGAGATAAATGGACTGGGCATCCCCTGGGACCTCCCATTGTAGTTCACTGTTCAGCTGGCATTGGTAGAACAG GAACCTTCTGCACCCTTGATATATGCATCCGCCGTTTAGAGGAAGTGGGAACAATAGAGGTGAAGGGAACGGTGGAGAAAATCCGTTCCCAGAGGGCCTACTCCATCCAGATGCCAGACCAGTATGTGTTCTGCCACCTGGCTCTCTTGGAGTATGCCTTACACAACGGCAAATTAGTGGAAGTTGACCTCACTGGTTTTGAGGAAGATGGCTCTGAATCCGACTAA
- the Ptpmeg2 gene encoding tyrosine-protein phosphatase non-receptor type 9 isoform X1: MKIKESIRSRRLPERRKEAVGAGGGGVGGGGGGAGGSSGAEMRLNRSNRMTEVSHQADAKHKVSHRLGGTRAAQATKEFVEQVNELRRSRNVGPLSWNTAVKFLMARKFDVSRAVSLYEQHEITRHREGLTHLNPSSDPLRTELTTGKFTILPCRDTSGAAIAVFTARLHDPRATTQQTTLQGVVYQLDAALESRETQRCGLIFIYDMSESAYQNFDYQLSQKILTLLKGGYPARLKKVLIVTAPLWFKAPFKVLRLFVREKLRDRVYTVSLSELVNHIPGDCLPVELGGNLIIDHNAWLLRCLASMPNRHPSLLCESELPLPPQSALCSPGSQKHSTMVPTGDHDPNLSSQDQLCPDFSDDDRSSCEKSFSHDEDDLEGEADDLDTEGRLSSLTTVEEKTVSEDGKQKEDENEHSSSLKGECSPEPDRQNTVHLNGHVMHDKERLSGRVSPLAPPSSGSSGFSDDDSLHYDDGRGLSLEEFVRHLRDKGRQGLYHDYTQIKSRPPDGTFENSRKRWNQIKNRYTDVLCFDHSRVVLSAEDEEGHTDYINANYVDGYKQKNAFISTQGPLPGTFGDFWRMIWEQRVCVIVMTTRAVERGRTKCGQYWPVEQDGQVSHSHFTIKNTNVYQFRDYTVSALTIVDNKSGDERKVEHMQFTSWPDYGVPDSAMAMLDFLAHVREAQARLTTSLGDKWTGHPLGPPIVVHCSAGIGRTGTFCTLDICIRRLEEVGTIEVKGTVEKIRSQRAYSIQMPDQYVFCHLALLEYALHNGKLVEVDLTGFEEDGSESD, from the exons GCGACGAAAGAGTTTGTAGAGCAAGTTAATGAGCTGCGACGGTCTCGGAACGTTGGGCCTCTGTCATGGAATACAGCTGTCAAGTTTCTTATGGCAAGGAAATTTGATGTTAGCAG AGCTGTGAGTTTATACGAGCAACACGAAATAACCAGACACAGGGAAGGCCTCACCCATCTCAATCCCTCCTCAGATCCACTTCGGACTGAGCTTACCACAGGGAAATTTACCATCCTA CCGTGCCGAGACACTTCTGGGGCAGCCATTGCAGTTTTTACCGCCCGGCTTCATGACCCTCGTGCCACCACCCAGCAAACAACGCTGCAGGGAGTTGTCTACCAGTTAGACGCTGCTTTAGAGTCAAGAGAGACCCAACGATGCGGGCTGATTTTCATCTATGATATGAGCGAGTCTGCATACCAAAATTTTGACTATCAGTTGTCACAAAAAATTCTTACTTTATTGAAG gGCGGATATCCAGCACGTTTGAAAAAGGTGCTGATTGTAACTGCGCCATTGTGGTTCAAGGCGCCTTTCAAAGttctgcgtttgtttgtgcgaGAGAAGTTGCGTGACCGTGTctacactgtctctctttctgag CTTGTAAATCATATACCTGGGGATTGTCTGCCAGTAGAACTGGGAGGGAACCTCATCATTGACCACAACGCGTGGTTGTTACGGTGCCTTGCCTCCATGCCCAACAGGCACCCGTCCCTCTTGTGTGAGTCTGAACTCCCTCTGCCGCCCCAGTCAGCCCTCTGTTCTCCAGGCTCCCAAAAGCATTCTACCATGGTACCTACAGGGGACCACGATCCTAATCTGTCATCGCAAGATCAG CTATGTCCAGACTTCAGTGATGATGACCGGAGTTCTTGTGAGAAGAGCTTCTCCCATGATGAGGATGACTTAGAAGGAGAAGCTGATGATCTAGACACAGAAGGAAGACTATCTAGTCTAACGACTGTGGAAGAGAAGACAGTGAGTGAAGATGGGAagcaaaaggaagatgaaaatgagCATAGCTCAAGTTTAAAGGGAGAATGCTCCCCAGAGCCAGATAGACAGAATACTGTACATCTTAATGGACATGTCATGCACGACAAGGAACGACTCAGTG GCAGGGTTTCTCCTCTTGCTCCACCAAGCAGTGGAAGCAGTGGATTTAGCGACGATGACAGCCTTCACTATGATGACGGGCGGGGGCTATCCTTGGAGGAGTTTGTGCGTCACTTGAGAGACAAGGGACGGCAAGGGCTCTACCACGACTATACACAGATAAAGAGTCGACCCCCAGATGGAACTTTTGAGAATTCCAG GAAAAGATGGAACCAGAttaaaaatagatacacagacgTTCTATGTTTTGATCACTCACGGGTAGTTCTGAGTGCAGAGGATGAAGAGGGACACACTGACTACATTAATGCTAACTATGTTGATGGTTACAAGCAGAAGAATGCATTCATCTCTACACAAG gtCCTTTACCTGGAACGTTTGGAGACTTCTGGCGAATGATCTGGGAGCAAAGAGTTTGTGTTATTGTGATGACAACCAGAGCAGTAGAACGAGGAAGAACCAAGTGCGGGCAATACTGGCCAGTTGAACAAGATGGTCAGGTGTCACATTCACATTTTACTATCAAGAACACCAATGTCTATCAGTTCAGGGATTACACTGTGTCTGCTCTTACGATTGTAGATAATAAG AGTGGTGATGAGAGGAAGGTAGAACATATGCAGTTCACTTCCTGGCCAGACTATGGTGTCCCAGACTCAGCAATGGCCATGCTAGATTTCTTAGCCCATGTTCGGGAAGCGCAAGCTCGCCTGACGACAAGCCTTGGAGATAAATGGACTGGGCATCCCCTGGGACCTCCCATTGTAGTTCACTGTTCAGCTGGCATTGGTAGAACAG GAACCTTCTGCACCCTTGATATATGCATCCGCCGTTTAGAGGAAGTGGGAACAATAGAGGTGAAGGGAACGGTGGAGAAAATCCGTTCCCAGAGGGCCTACTCCATCCAGATGCCAGACCAGTATGTGTTCTGCCACCTGGCTCTCTTGGAGTATGCCTTACACAACGGCAAATTAGTGGAAGTTGACCTCACTGGTTTTGAGGAAGATGGCTCTGAATCCGACTAA
- the Ptpmeg2 gene encoding tyrosine-protein phosphatase non-receptor type 9 isoform X4: protein MKIKESIRSRRLPERRKEAVGAGGGGVGGGGGGAGGSSGAEMRLNRSNRMTEAMKTNHKKATKEFVEQVNELRRSRNVGPLSWNTAVKFLMARKFDVSRAVSLYEQHEITRHREGLTHLNPSSDPLRTELTTGKFTILPCRDTSGAAIAVFTARLHDPRATTQQTTLQGVVYQLDAALESRETQRCGLIFIYDMSESAYQNFDYQLSQKILTLLKGGYPARLKKVLIVTAPLWFKAPFKVLRLFVREKLRDRVYTVSLSELVNHIPGDCLPVELGGNLIIDHNAWLLRCLASMPNRHPSLLCESELPLPPQSALCSPGSQKHSTMVPTGDHDPNLSSQDQLCPDFSDDDRSSCEKSFSHDEDDLEGEADDLDTEGRLSSLTTVEEKTVSEDGKQKEDENEHSSSLKGECSPEPDRQNTVHLNGHVMHDKERLSGRVSPLAPPSSGSSGFSDDDSLHYDDGRGLSLEEFVRHLRDKGRQGLYHDYTQIKSRPPDGTFENSRKRWNQIKNRYTDVLCFDHSRVVLSAEDEEGHTDYINANYVDGYKQKNAFISTQGPLPGTFGDFWRMIWEQRVCVIVMTTRAVERGRTKCGQYWPVEQDGQVSHSHFTIKNTNVYQFRDYTVSALTIVDNKSGDERKVEHMQFTSWPDYGVPDSAMAMLDFLAHVREAQARLTTSLGDKWTGHPLGPPIVVHCSAGIGRTGTFCTLDICIRRLEEVGTIEVKGTVEKIRSQRAYSIQMPDQYVFCHLALLEYALHNGKLVEVDLTGFEEDGSESD from the exons GCGACGAAAGAGTTTGTAGAGCAAGTTAATGAGCTGCGACGGTCTCGGAACGTTGGGCCTCTGTCATGGAATACAGCTGTCAAGTTTCTTATGGCAAGGAAATTTGATGTTAGCAG AGCTGTGAGTTTATACGAGCAACACGAAATAACCAGACACAGGGAAGGCCTCACCCATCTCAATCCCTCCTCAGATCCACTTCGGACTGAGCTTACCACAGGGAAATTTACCATCCTA CCGTGCCGAGACACTTCTGGGGCAGCCATTGCAGTTTTTACCGCCCGGCTTCATGACCCTCGTGCCACCACCCAGCAAACAACGCTGCAGGGAGTTGTCTACCAGTTAGACGCTGCTTTAGAGTCAAGAGAGACCCAACGATGCGGGCTGATTTTCATCTATGATATGAGCGAGTCTGCATACCAAAATTTTGACTATCAGTTGTCACAAAAAATTCTTACTTTATTGAAG gGCGGATATCCAGCACGTTTGAAAAAGGTGCTGATTGTAACTGCGCCATTGTGGTTCAAGGCGCCTTTCAAAGttctgcgtttgtttgtgcgaGAGAAGTTGCGTGACCGTGTctacactgtctctctttctgag CTTGTAAATCATATACCTGGGGATTGTCTGCCAGTAGAACTGGGAGGGAACCTCATCATTGACCACAACGCGTGGTTGTTACGGTGCCTTGCCTCCATGCCCAACAGGCACCCGTCCCTCTTGTGTGAGTCTGAACTCCCTCTGCCGCCCCAGTCAGCCCTCTGTTCTCCAGGCTCCCAAAAGCATTCTACCATGGTACCTACAGGGGACCACGATCCTAATCTGTCATCGCAAGATCAG CTATGTCCAGACTTCAGTGATGATGACCGGAGTTCTTGTGAGAAGAGCTTCTCCCATGATGAGGATGACTTAGAAGGAGAAGCTGATGATCTAGACACAGAAGGAAGACTATCTAGTCTAACGACTGTGGAAGAGAAGACAGTGAGTGAAGATGGGAagcaaaaggaagatgaaaatgagCATAGCTCAAGTTTAAAGGGAGAATGCTCCCCAGAGCCAGATAGACAGAATACTGTACATCTTAATGGACATGTCATGCACGACAAGGAACGACTCAGTG GCAGGGTTTCTCCTCTTGCTCCACCAAGCAGTGGAAGCAGTGGATTTAGCGACGATGACAGCCTTCACTATGATGACGGGCGGGGGCTATCCTTGGAGGAGTTTGTGCGTCACTTGAGAGACAAGGGACGGCAAGGGCTCTACCACGACTATACACAGATAAAGAGTCGACCCCCAGATGGAACTTTTGAGAATTCCAG GAAAAGATGGAACCAGAttaaaaatagatacacagacgTTCTATGTTTTGATCACTCACGGGTAGTTCTGAGTGCAGAGGATGAAGAGGGACACACTGACTACATTAATGCTAACTATGTTGATGGTTACAAGCAGAAGAATGCATTCATCTCTACACAAG gtCCTTTACCTGGAACGTTTGGAGACTTCTGGCGAATGATCTGGGAGCAAAGAGTTTGTGTTATTGTGATGACAACCAGAGCAGTAGAACGAGGAAGAACCAAGTGCGGGCAATACTGGCCAGTTGAACAAGATGGTCAGGTGTCACATTCACATTTTACTATCAAGAACACCAATGTCTATCAGTTCAGGGATTACACTGTGTCTGCTCTTACGATTGTAGATAATAAG AGTGGTGATGAGAGGAAGGTAGAACATATGCAGTTCACTTCCTGGCCAGACTATGGTGTCCCAGACTCAGCAATGGCCATGCTAGATTTCTTAGCCCATGTTCGGGAAGCGCAAGCTCGCCTGACGACAAGCCTTGGAGATAAATGGACTGGGCATCCCCTGGGACCTCCCATTGTAGTTCACTGTTCAGCTGGCATTGGTAGAACAG GAACCTTCTGCACCCTTGATATATGCATCCGCCGTTTAGAGGAAGTGGGAACAATAGAGGTGAAGGGAACGGTGGAGAAAATCCGTTCCCAGAGGGCCTACTCCATCCAGATGCCAGACCAGTATGTGTTCTGCCACCTGGCTCTCTTGGAGTATGCCTTACACAACGGCAAATTAGTGGAAGTTGACCTCACTGGTTTTGAGGAAGATGGCTCTGAATCCGACTAA